AATGATGATGTGAAAAACCTGCTCGACAAGAATAACATACAGCATACAGAAGCTGTAATGTATCGCACTGTGAGCAATGACTTTACATCGGATGAGGAATTTGATTATGACATGCTCGTGTTCTTCAGCCCTGCCGGAGTGACTTCTTTGAAGAAGAACTTCCCGGACTTTGACCAGAAAGAGATCAGAATCGGTACCTTCGGGTCGACTACCGCGCAGGCTGTACGCGACGCCGGACTCCGTTTGGACCTTGAAGCACCGACTGTGCAGGCTCCGTCAATGACGGCTGCGCTTGATATGTTCATCAAGGAAAACAATAAATAAACAGCGTGAGCGTATATACTTTGCGTAAAGCCGAAAGGCTGAATAGTAAAATATTGATCGGAAAGATGTTCGAAGGCGGCCATTCCAAGTCGTTTTCCATCTTTCCGATACGCGTTGTATATATGCCCGTAGAACAAGGTGAAGTGCCGGCAACGATACTTATCAGCGTATCGAAGCGGCGTTTCAAACGTGCTGTAAAGCGCAATCGGGTGAAGCGGCAGATACGCGAAGTCTACCGGAAGAACAAACAGCCACTGCTGGACGGTTTGCAAAACAAAGGGCAGCGTCTGGCAATTGCTTTTATCTATCTGTCGGACGAACTTGTAGCCACTGCCGAACTGGAAGAGAAAATGAAGACAGCGCTTTCGCGCATTTCTGAAAAGTTATCCTTATGAAACCCCGTGCTCACCGGGTGTCCGTCTGCTGGATGTCCCTGAAAAGTCTTGTGAGGAAGGTGTTTTCATTCTTACTGCTGATTCCTATCTATTTTTACCGGGTGTGTATTTCGCCCCTTACCCCTCCGTCTTGTCGGTTTACGCCCACTTGTTCGGCCTATGCGGTCGAAGCAATCAAGAAACACGGTCCCGTCAAAGGACTCTATCTGGCTGTCCGGCGCATTCTCAGGTGTCATCCGTGGGGTGGTTCCGGTTATGATCCTGTGCCTTAAAAACGATTTACCCTAAAGAACGAGAGATATGGAGAATAACGCGAGTCATATTCTGGATATTCATACTCACAAGTCGGAGGATGCTTCCCACGGCAGGGCGATTATCAATTTTCCATTACCGGTGGATGATTCGCTGTGCCTGTCGGCTTCGGATGTCAGGACGGCAGGTAAAGAGGGATATTTCTATTCGGCCGGCATTCATCCCTGGAAACTGACGGAACGCAATGCGGAAGAGCAATTTGAACTTCTGCAGCAGTTGCTTGTGAAAGAGCAGTTTGTGGCGGTAGGAGAGGCGGGTTTCGATAAACTGACAGCTGCTCCGATGGAGCTTCAGGTAAGGATGTTTGAGAAGCAGGTGGAATTGTCGGAGAAATATCGGTTGCCACTGATTATTCATTGTGTGAAGGCGATGGATGAGTTGCTGGCGGTGAGGAAGAAACTGAATCCGGCTCAACCCTGGATTTGGCACGGCTTTCGCGGGAAACCGCAGCAGGCAGGGCAACTGATAAAGAACGGCATTTATCTTTCTTTCGGTGCGCATTATTCGGAGGAAACGGTGAAGGGAGTGCCTGTCGGTCGCCTGTTTCTGGAGACGGATGACAGTCCGGTCGACATTGAAGAAGTGCTGAAGCAGGTGGCGAAAGCACGAAGCACGGATGCGGAAGAGCTGCGGCAGGCGATTCGGGAAAATATTCAAAAAGTCTTTTTTAGGCGTTAAGAGTTGTATCTTCCGAGAAAGAGTCGTACTTTTGTCGCACATGGAATTGAAAGACAATAAAAACCTAATAAAAAGAGTAATACGATGAATTTTGTAGAAGAATTGAGATGGCGTGGCATGCTGCAGGACATCATGCCGGGAACGGAAGAGTTGTTAAACAAAGAGCAGGTGACTGCCTATTTGGGTATCGACCCGACTGCCGATTCGCTACACATTGGTCACCTTTGTGGAGTGATGATCCTTCGTCATTTACAACGCTGCGGCCATAAGCCGCTGGCACTCATCGGTGGCGCTACAGGTATGATTGGAGACCCTTCCGGAAAATCGGCAGAACGTAACCTGCTGAACGAGGAAACATTGCGTCACAATCAGGCGTGTATCAAAAAACAGCTTGCCAAGTTCCTCGACTTCGAGTCGGATGTGCCTAACCGTGCTGAATTAGTGAACAATTATGACTGGATGAAAGAGTTTTCTTTCCTTGACTTTGTTCGCGAAGTAGGTAAGCATATCACTGTAAACTATATGATGGCAAAGGATTCTGTAAAGCGTCGCCTCAACGGAGAAGCACGTGACGGACTGTCATTCACCGAATTTACTTATCAGCTGCTTCAAGGCTACGATTTCCTTCATCTGTATGAAACTAAAGGATGTAAACTTCAGATGGGCGGTTCCGACCAGTGGGGAAATATCACTACCGGAGCAGAACTGATCCGCCGTACCAATGGGGGAGAGGTGTTCGCGCTGACTTGCCCGCTGATCACAAAAGCTGACGGTGGTAAGTTTGGTAAAACTGAATCTGGAAATATCTGGTTGGACCCTCGTTATACTTCTCCCTATAAGTTCTACCAGTTCTGGCTGAACGTAAGCGACTCTGATGCAGAACGCTATATCAAGATTTTCACTTCGATCGAGAAGGAAGAAATCGAAGCATTAGTGGCCGAGCACCAGCAGGCTCCGCACTTGCGTGCTTTGCAGAAACGTCTGGCCAAGGAAGTGACTATCATGGTTCACTCCGAAGAAGATTACAATGCAGCGGTAGATGCGTCTAATATCCTGTTCGGTAACGCTACTTCCGAGTCGTTGCGCAAGTTGGACGAAGATACGTTGCTGGCTGTATTCGAAGGCGTACCCCAGTTTGAAATCTCTCGTGACGCCTTGGCGGAAGGAGTGAAGGCTGTTGATCTGTTTGTCGATAATGCGGCTGTATTTGCTTCGAAAGGCGAAATGCGTAAGTTGGTTCAAGGCGGTGGCGTATCATTGAATAAAGAAAAACTGGAAGCTTTTGACCAGGTTATTACGACTGCCGATCTGCTTGACGGGAAATATCTGCTTGTTCAGCGTGGTAAAAAGAACTATTTTCTGCTGATCGCGAAGTAAAATTCAGCGATTTGCAAGGTGGCAAAGTAAAAAAGTAATCGAAATATTTGGAGGTTTGCTTGCAAACCTCTATCTTTGCACCGCTTTTTAACAGAAAGCGCATATGTTTGTCCTATGGTGTAATGGTAGCACAACAGTTTTTGGTTCTGTTTGTCTAAGTTCGAATCTTGGTAGGACAACCAAAAGGAAGCTCTGATAATCATTGATTATTGGAGCTTCCTTTTTTTATATCGTTTTGTATCATTGAAAATAGTCGTCAAACTCCTTCAAAACGTATTATAGTTCGTTAAAAAGATGTACATTGCATCAATTCTGGACATTTTTGGTGGATAATTGGAACAAAATTGCAAGGTTAACCCGTTTTCTTTTACTATTTTTGCATCGTGTACGTAAACGATGTGCATTTGAGAAAGAGAGCTTATTCAATAACTATAAATAAATAAGGTATGAAAACGAACTATGAAATTCGCTATGCTGCGCATCCCGAGGATGCAAAAAGTTATGATACTGCAAGAATCCGTCGCGATTTCTTAATCGAAAAAATATTTGTTCCCAACGAAGTGAATATGGTGTACTCCATGTACGACCGTATGGTTGTAGGCGGCGCGCTTCCGGTAGGAGAGGTGCTGACACTCGAAGCGATCGACCCGCTGAAGGCTCCGTTCTTCCTGACCCGTCGTGAAATGGGTATTTACAATGTAGGCGGACCGGGCGTAGTGAAGGCCGGAGATGCGGTTTTCGAACTTGACTATAAAGAAGCCCTCTACCTTGGTTCGGGCGACCGTGTGGTGACGTTCGAAAGCAAGGACGCTTCCAATCCTGCCAAATTCTATTTCAACTCACTGACCGCACACCGCAACTATCCCGACCGTAAAGTGACGAAAGCGGATGCCGTAGTGGCTGAAATGGGCTCGTTGGAAGGTTCCAACCACCGTAACATCAATAAGATGCTGGTCAATCAGGTATTGCCTACCTGTCAGCTGCAGATGGGTATGACGGAACTTGCTCCGGGAAGCGTATGGAACACGATGCCTGCCCACGTGCACAGCCGTCGTATGGAAGCTTACTTCTACTTCGAAATCCCCGAAGAGCACGCTATCTGCCACTTTATGGGTGAGGTGGACGAAACTCGTCACGTATGGATGAAGGGCGATCAGGCTGTTCTGTCTCCCGAATGGTCGATCCACTCGGCTGCGGCTACCCACAACTATACCTTTATCTGGGGTATGGGCGGTGAAAACCTCGATTATGGCGATCAGGACTTCTCATTAATTACAGATTTAAAATAAACAACTACAATAGTTTTCATCATTTAATAACAAAAAATTATGAATCAGTATTTGAATTTTTCTTTGAAAGGTAAAGTAGCTCTCGTTACAGGTGCTTCTTACGGTATCGGTTTTGCAATTGCTTCTGCTTACGCAGAACAAGGCGCTACTGTATGTTTTAACGACATCAACCAGGAGTTGGTAGACAAAGGCATGGCTGCCTATGCTGAAAAGGGAATTAAAGCTCACGGTTATGTATGCGACGTAACAGACGAACCGGCTGTTCAGGCAATGGTTGCTACTATCGAGAAAGAAGTAGGTACGATTGATATCCTTGTTAATAACGCCGG
This sequence is a window from Bacteroides thetaiotaomicron VPI-5482. Protein-coding genes within it:
- the rnpA gene encoding ribonuclease P protein component; the protein is MFEGGHSKSFSIFPIRVVYMPVEQGEVPATILISVSKRRFKRAVKRNRVKRQIREVYRKNKQPLLDGLQNKGQRLAIAFIYLSDELVATAELEEKMKTALSRISEKLSL
- the yidD gene encoding membrane protein insertion efficiency factor YidD is translated as MSLKSLVRKVFSFLLLIPIYFYRVCISPLTPPSCRFTPTCSAYAVEAIKKHGPVKGLYLAVRRILRCHPWGGSGYDPVP
- a CDS encoding TatD family hydrolase, translating into MENNASHILDIHTHKSEDASHGRAIINFPLPVDDSLCLSASDVRTAGKEGYFYSAGIHPWKLTERNAEEQFELLQQLLVKEQFVAVGEAGFDKLTAAPMELQVRMFEKQVELSEKYRLPLIIHCVKAMDELLAVRKKLNPAQPWIWHGFRGKPQQAGQLIKNGIYLSFGAHYSEETVKGVPVGRLFLETDDSPVDIEEVLKQVAKARSTDAEELRQAIRENIQKVFFRR
- the tyrS gene encoding tyrosine--tRNA ligase, with the translated sequence MNFVEELRWRGMLQDIMPGTEELLNKEQVTAYLGIDPTADSLHIGHLCGVMILRHLQRCGHKPLALIGGATGMIGDPSGKSAERNLLNEETLRHNQACIKKQLAKFLDFESDVPNRAELVNNYDWMKEFSFLDFVREVGKHITVNYMMAKDSVKRRLNGEARDGLSFTEFTYQLLQGYDFLHLYETKGCKLQMGGSDQWGNITTGAELIRRTNGGEVFALTCPLITKADGGKFGKTESGNIWLDPRYTSPYKFYQFWLNVSDSDAERYIKIFTSIEKEEIEALVAEHQQAPHLRALQKRLAKEVTIMVHSEEDYNAAVDASNILFGNATSESLRKLDEDTLLAVFEGVPQFEISRDALAEGVKAVDLFVDNAAVFASKGEMRKLVQGGGVSLNKEKLEAFDQVITTADLLDGKYLLVQRGKKNYFLLIAK
- the kduI gene encoding 5-dehydro-4-deoxy-D-glucuronate isomerase; amino-acid sequence: MKTNYEIRYAAHPEDAKSYDTARIRRDFLIEKIFVPNEVNMVYSMYDRMVVGGALPVGEVLTLEAIDPLKAPFFLTRREMGIYNVGGPGVVKAGDAVFELDYKEALYLGSGDRVVTFESKDASNPAKFYFNSLTAHRNYPDRKVTKADAVVAEMGSLEGSNHRNINKMLVNQVLPTCQLQMGMTELAPGSVWNTMPAHVHSRRMEAYFYFEIPEEHAICHFMGEVDETRHVWMKGDQAVLSPEWSIHSAAATHNYTFIWGMGGENLDYGDQDFSLITDLK